The following proteins are encoded in a genomic region of Shinella zoogloeoides:
- a CDS encoding porin, producing the protein MNIKSLLIGSAAALAAVSGAQAADAIVAAEPEPMEYVRVCDAFGTGFFYIPGTETCLKIGGYVRFQTDFGRDQFGNSDWNTWTRAHLAVEAKSDTELGTLTSVIAINGESGNGAYTYNFEDDGFEGLGSGSTSSFYIDEAYIELGGFRAGTFLNWWDNDMIGETETASNVTRFTSVRYVYDGGTFRAGLSIDEMPDYADWAGPGVGSGVDGIHNDVGFSGMVAATLGGVNFELLGAYDNAAEEGAVRAWLSAEVGPGTFELMGLYASGANAYYSKSEWSVAADYSFKATDKLSITPGAQYFGDYRLVNGNDAWRVGLTVDYQVVENLAVKATVNYTDQDVGKDEVTGFLRLQRSF; encoded by the coding sequence ATGAACATCAAGAGCCTTCTCATCGGCTCCGCTGCGGCTCTCGCAGCAGTATCTGGCGCACAGGCTGCCGACGCTATCGTTGCTGCTGAGCCTGAGCCCATGGAATACGTTCGCGTTTGCGACGCCTTCGGCACCGGCTTCTTCTACATCCCGGGCACCGAAACCTGCCTCAAGATCGGCGGTTATGTCCGTTTCCAGACCGACTTCGGTCGCGACCAGTTCGGCAACTCCGACTGGAACACGTGGACTCGCGCTCATCTCGCAGTTGAAGCCAAGTCCGACACGGAACTCGGCACGCTCACGAGCGTCATCGCCATCAACGGCGAATCTGGCAACGGCGCTTACACCTATAACTTTGAGGACGATGGCTTCGAGGGTCTGGGCAGCGGCTCTACCAGCTCCTTCTACATCGATGAAGCCTATATCGAACTCGGCGGGTTCCGTGCCGGTACCTTCCTGAACTGGTGGGATAACGACATGATCGGCGAAACCGAAACGGCGTCGAACGTCACCCGTTTCACCTCGGTTCGTTACGTCTATGACGGCGGCACCTTCCGCGCCGGTCTGTCGATCGACGAAATGCCGGATTACGCTGACTGGGCTGGCCCCGGCGTCGGCAGCGGCGTTGATGGCATTCACAACGATGTCGGCTTCTCCGGCATGGTTGCCGCTACCCTCGGTGGCGTGAACTTCGAACTGCTTGGCGCATACGACAACGCCGCTGAAGAAGGCGCAGTCCGCGCTTGGCTCTCGGCTGAAGTCGGTCCGGGCACCTTCGAACTGATGGGCCTCTATGCAAGCGGTGCAAACGCTTACTACAGCAAGTCCGAGTGGAGCGTTGCTGCCGACTACTCGTTCAAGGCAACCGACAAGCTGTCGATCACGCCCGGCGCCCAGTACTTCGGCGACTACAGGCTCGTGAACGGCAACGACGCATGGCGCGTTGGCCTGACGGTCGACTACCAGGTCGTCGAAAACCTCGCTGTCAAGGCAACGGTTAACTACACCGATCAGGATGTCGGCAAGGACGAAGTCACCGGCTTCCTGCGCCTTCAGCGCAGCTTCTAA
- a CDS encoding tyrosine-type recombinase/integrase has protein sequence MLQNTQINSIYKLDYQLGGMKGRATQLTSLRTLLGRHVDVLWEPGSHKYNVSSFIGELDEVLFGAEFSEFTDEMLDTLISALRKRGNSNATINRKMAALSKLLRKAHKMGDVQSLPEFKRLKEKAGRIRFLEPEEETRLFEAISEKSDLYGRFCIFLIDTGARLGEGIGLRWQDLNRDRATFWLTKSGKSRSVPLTERAAAAIQASERTRRGPFTNIIQAKFRAAWNEAKQEVGLGSEPDVVPHILRHTCASRLVQGGIDIRRVQTWLGHQTLQMTMRYAHLASGDLDICVPILERAARAKTA, from the coding sequence ATGTTACAAAACACCCAAATTAACAGCATCTATAAATTGGATTATCAACTCGGCGGAATGAAAGGGCGAGCAACCCAGCTCACCAGCCTTCGGACTCTGCTTGGCCGCCATGTCGATGTCCTTTGGGAACCGGGCTCGCACAAATACAATGTCTCGTCCTTTATCGGCGAACTCGACGAGGTCTTGTTCGGGGCGGAATTTTCGGAATTCACTGACGAGATGCTGGACACGCTGATCTCGGCGCTTCGCAAGCGGGGTAACAGCAACGCCACGATCAACCGGAAGATGGCGGCGCTCAGCAAGCTTCTGCGCAAGGCCCACAAGATGGGCGACGTCCAGAGCCTGCCGGAATTCAAGCGCCTGAAGGAGAAGGCGGGACGCATCCGTTTTCTGGAGCCAGAGGAGGAAACGCGGCTTTTTGAGGCCATTTCGGAAAAGTCGGACCTCTATGGCCGTTTCTGCATCTTCCTGATCGACACCGGCGCACGTCTTGGCGAAGGCATAGGCCTGCGCTGGCAGGATCTCAACCGTGATCGCGCAACCTTCTGGCTGACGAAAAGCGGCAAGAGCCGCTCCGTTCCCCTCACCGAGCGGGCGGCGGCGGCCATACAGGCTTCGGAGCGGACGCGGCGAGGGCCGTTTACCAACATCATCCAGGCGAAATTCAGGGCCGCCTGGAACGAGGCGAAGCAGGAAGTGGGACTCGGCTCAGAGCCGGACGTCGTGCCGCATATCCTGCGCCACACCTGCGCCTCACGGCTGGTCCAGGGTGGCATCGATATCCGCCGCGTCCAGACATGGCTCGGCCACCAGACGCTGCAGATGACCATGCGTTATGCGCATCTGGCTTCGGGCGATCTCGATATCTGCGTGCCGATCCTCGAGCGCGCCGCTCGCGCGAAGACGGCTTGA
- the smpB gene encoding SsrA-binding protein SmpB: MATKARPTTIKKIVAENRKARYNYEIVDTYEAGLVLTGTEVKSLREGKANIAESYASDEGGEIWLINSYLPEYLQANRFNHETRRRRKLLLSRREIHRLRVAINREGMTLVPLKIYFNDSGRAKLELALAKGKKLHDKRETEKERDWNRQKGRLLRERG; encoded by the coding sequence ATGGCGACGAAAGCGCGTCCGACAACGATCAAGAAGATTGTCGCGGAGAACCGCAAGGCCCGCTACAACTACGAGATCGTGGATACCTACGAGGCCGGTCTCGTGCTGACCGGCACGGAGGTCAAGTCGCTGCGCGAAGGCAAGGCGAATATCGCCGAATCCTACGCCTCCGACGAGGGTGGCGAAATCTGGCTGATCAATTCCTACCTGCCGGAATACCTGCAGGCGAACCGCTTCAACCACGAGACGCGCCGACGGCGCAAACTCCTCCTGTCGCGTCGCGAGATCCATCGCCTGCGCGTGGCGATCAACCGCGAGGGCATGACCCTCGTGCCGCTGAAGATCTATTTCAACGACAGCGGCCGGGCCAAGCTCGAACTCGCGCTCGCCAAGGGCAAGAAGCTGCACGACAAGCGCGAGACGGAGAAGGAACGCGACTGGAACCGCCAGAAGGGCCGCCTGCTGCGCGAACGCGGCTGA
- a CDS encoding alpha/beta hydrolase produces the protein MTNDTSRFFSAPDGLQLHARDYPPALGGERRLPVICLPGLSRNARDFHPFATLLSQDAALPRRVVALDYRGRGLSAWDNDAANYNVVIECRDVIAACAALGISRAIFVGTSRGGLILHVMAATQPDLIDAAVLNDIGPAIEAEGLKEIRDYLANRAFLETFEDAADALKRIHGPTFPALSRADWLDMAHAIYRDTNGRIAADHDPRLADQLQAVDFSQPLPTLWPQFALLAERPLFVVRGEHSRLFSTETMARMQAEASNLETATAEGQGHAPLLHHRSLFPRIKAFLDHRP, from the coding sequence ATGACGAACGATACCAGCCGCTTCTTTTCCGCACCGGACGGGCTGCAACTGCATGCTCGCGACTACCCGCCTGCGCTGGGAGGGGAAAGACGCCTCCCCGTCATCTGCCTGCCGGGACTCAGCCGCAACGCCCGGGATTTCCACCCATTCGCCACGCTTCTCTCGCAGGACGCGGCCTTGCCCCGCCGGGTCGTGGCGCTCGACTATCGCGGCCGGGGGCTTTCCGCCTGGGACAACGATGCCGCCAACTATAATGTCGTCATCGAATGCCGCGACGTCATCGCCGCATGCGCCGCGCTCGGCATATCGCGCGCGATCTTCGTCGGCACCTCCCGCGGCGGCCTTATCCTGCATGTCATGGCGGCAACGCAGCCGGATCTCATCGACGCCGCGGTCCTCAACGACATAGGGCCGGCAATCGAGGCCGAGGGACTGAAGGAAATTCGCGACTATCTTGCGAACCGCGCCTTCCTGGAAACCTTCGAAGACGCCGCCGACGCGCTCAAACGCATCCACGGCCCCACCTTCCCCGCCCTTTCCCGGGCGGATTGGCTCGATATGGCCCACGCCATCTATAGAGATACGAACGGCCGCATCGCCGCCGATCACGATCCCCGGCTGGCCGACCAGTTGCAGGCCGTGGATTTCAGCCAGCCTCTGCCGACGCTATGGCCGCAATTCGCTCTTCTGGCGGAACGGCCCCTGTTCGTGGTGCGAGGAGAACATTCGAGGCTGTTCTCGACGGAAACCATGGCGCGCATGCAGGCGGAGGCCTCGAATCTGGAGACGGCTACCGCCGAAGGCCAGGGTCATGCCCCACTGCTCCATCACCGCAGCCTGTTTCCGCGGATAAAGGCGTTCCTGGATCACCGGCCGTAA
- a CDS encoding caspase family protein → MFKRLPKRWAPVFLVSIAVVVFNAGAAEAKRVALLIGNQKYEETAPLNNPANDVELMRASFQEAGFDSVKTVFDLDRAAMVKALRDFEDESIDAEMAVVYYSGHAMEMNGVNYLIPVDAALRSDRDVEDESVAIDRVQRSLEGAKKLKLFILDACRNNPFAASMTRSIGTRAVSRGLARVEPESADTLIAFASKAGTVALDGEGRNSPFATALAKYLTEPGLDVRIALGKVRDEVVQATNREQEPFVYGSLGGAQIFLNIKEVNINITNSGNTQEVSPNGQSEAAADWQNIRDLADEDLINAFIAKHGKDPVYKMLAEKKLASLKEATQNEGQDAASIAWEALKESTDAAALQRFIERYPDSQHRGDAEHLIAALEPKKGLSVNLAAKETAASRDCFLLAGEPQSLPGFMGVNFLKIDAKRALTACAQAVNENPSDGMLVNLLGRSHDADRNYVEARRNYEKAIELGNMYALTNLAWFSIYGTDGPVDVAKGLSMFEKAAIAGNSYAQASLGWLYREGYGGTRQDYNEALKWYQQSANQGYANAMATMGWFYREGLGVSQDYVQSLAWYRKAADAGDANAMSSLGWAYQNGLGTSQNYGEAKVWYEKAANIGDAYSMASLAWLYDVGNGVKQDYVEARYWYEKAANAGSSYAMGNLSRLYDQGLGTPSDAKEAVRWAAASIESGDATKLKELKENPGNFTVAFRREMQDLLKERGYYSGASDGEFGPATMAAIEKLATGRNDSTLSSAGTSTVTMMGQSTVALSGSEAEQCYELAGEPNVRPGFVGKLFAQIDYGRAIPVCEAALGANPSDNSIRNMLGRAHDAARNYPQARENYQKAADAGNLYALTNLAWYSIYGTDGAVDMGKGTRMFEQAANAGNAYAQASLGWLYREGYNGTRKDYDEAIKWYRKAAEQGYANAQATMGWFYREGLGTPRDHNISLDWYKKGAEGGDINAMSSVGYAYQSGLGVAVDYVEARKWYEKAAAFNDYYSMASLGWLYDAGNGVKQDYVEALNWYEKAANGGNTYAMGNLSRLYDQGLGTRANAKEAARWAAASVEGGDQGKLQELKGSPANFTPQFRKEFQQILRDRGYYNGPVDGDFGASTQNAIDRLAART, encoded by the coding sequence ATGTTCAAGCGACTACCGAAACGCTGGGCGCCGGTTTTCCTTGTCTCGATTGCTGTCGTTGTGTTCAACGCGGGCGCCGCAGAGGCCAAACGCGTGGCGCTGCTGATAGGCAATCAGAAATACGAGGAAACCGCACCGCTCAACAATCCTGCGAACGACGTGGAGCTGATGCGCGCCTCGTTCCAGGAAGCGGGCTTTGATTCCGTGAAGACCGTCTTCGATCTCGACCGCGCCGCCATGGTCAAGGCGTTGCGCGATTTCGAGGACGAATCCATCGATGCGGAAATGGCCGTGGTCTACTATTCCGGCCATGCGATGGAGATGAACGGGGTCAATTACCTGATCCCCGTCGACGCGGCGCTGAGGAGCGACCGCGACGTCGAGGACGAGAGCGTCGCCATCGACCGCGTCCAGCGCTCGCTGGAAGGCGCCAAGAAGCTGAAGCTCTTCATTCTCGACGCCTGCCGCAACAATCCCTTCGCCGCCTCCATGACGCGCTCCATCGGCACGCGCGCCGTCAGCCGCGGCCTCGCCCGCGTCGAGCCCGAATCGGCCGACACGTTGATCGCTTTCGCCTCCAAGGCCGGCACGGTGGCGCTGGACGGGGAGGGCAGGAACAGCCCCTTCGCCACGGCGCTCGCGAAATACCTCACCGAGCCGGGCCTCGACGTGCGTATCGCGCTCGGCAAGGTGCGCGACGAGGTGGTGCAGGCGACCAACCGCGAGCAGGAGCCCTTCGTCTATGGTTCGCTCGGCGGCGCGCAGATCTTCCTGAACATCAAGGAAGTGAACATCAACATCACCAATAGCGGCAACACGCAGGAAGTCTCGCCGAACGGCCAGTCGGAAGCGGCTGCCGACTGGCAGAACATCCGCGATCTTGCCGACGAGGACCTGATCAACGCCTTCATCGCCAAGCACGGCAAGGACCCGGTCTACAAGATGCTGGCGGAAAAGAAGCTCGCCAGCCTCAAGGAGGCCACCCAGAACGAAGGCCAGGACGCGGCAAGCATCGCCTGGGAGGCGCTGAAGGAATCGACCGACGCGGCCGCCCTGCAGCGCTTCATCGAGCGCTATCCGGACAGCCAGCACCGCGGCGATGCCGAACACCTGATCGCCGCGCTGGAGCCGAAGAAGGGCCTCAGCGTCAACCTTGCCGCCAAGGAAACGGCCGCCTCGCGCGATTGCTTCCTCCTAGCCGGCGAGCCGCAGTCGCTGCCCGGCTTCATGGGCGTCAACTTCCTGAAGATCGATGCCAAGCGGGCGCTCACCGCCTGCGCGCAGGCCGTCAACGAAAACCCGTCCGACGGCATGCTGGTGAACCTGCTCGGCCGCTCGCACGATGCCGACCGCAACTATGTCGAGGCGCGGCGCAACTACGAGAAGGCCATCGAGCTCGGCAACATGTACGCGCTCACCAACCTCGCCTGGTTCTCGATCTACGGCACGGACGGGCCGGTCGACGTGGCCAAGGGCCTCTCGATGTTCGAGAAGGCGGCGATCGCCGGCAATTCCTATGCGCAGGCCTCGCTCGGCTGGCTGTACCGGGAAGGCTATGGCGGCACCCGCCAGGACTATAACGAGGCATTGAAGTGGTACCAGCAGTCCGCCAACCAGGGCTATGCCAATGCCATGGCGACCATGGGCTGGTTCTACCGCGAGGGCCTCGGCGTCTCGCAGGATTATGTCCAGTCGCTTGCCTGGTACCGCAAGGCGGCCGATGCGGGCGATGCCAACGCCATGTCCTCGCTCGGCTGGGCCTACCAGAACGGCCTCGGCACGTCGCAGAACTACGGCGAGGCGAAGGTCTGGTACGAAAAGGCCGCCAATATCGGCGACGCCTATTCCATGGCCTCGCTCGCCTGGCTCTATGACGTCGGCAACGGCGTGAAGCAGGACTATGTGGAGGCCCGCTACTGGTACGAGAAGGCGGCCAATGCCGGCAGCTCCTATGCCATGGGCAACCTTTCGCGCCTCTACGACCAGGGCCTCGGCACGCCGTCGGATGCGAAGGAGGCCGTCCGCTGGGCCGCCGCCAGCATCGAGAGCGGTGATGCCACCAAGCTGAAGGAACTGAAGGAAAATCCCGGCAACTTCACCGTCGCCTTCCGCCGGGAAATGCAGGATCTCCTGAAGGAGCGCGGCTATTACAGCGGCGCGTCCGACGGCGAATTCGGCCCGGCCACCATGGCCGCGATCGAAAAGCTGGCGACAGGCCGCAACGACAGCACGCTGTCGAGCGCCGGCACCTCGACCGTCACGATGATGGGCCAGTCGACTGTCGCCCTCAGCGGCTCGGAGGCCGAGCAGTGCTACGAGCTGGCGGGCGAGCCGAATGTCCGTCCGGGCTTCGTCGGCAAGCTCTTCGCGCAGATTGACTATGGCCGGGCTATACCGGTCTGCGAGGCGGCGCTGGGCGCCAACCCCTCGGACAATTCGATCCGCAACATGCTGGGCCGTGCCCACGATGCCGCGCGCAATTACCCGCAGGCGCGCGAGAATTACCAGAAGGCGGCCGATGCGGGGAACCTCTACGCGCTGACCAACCTTGCCTGGTATTCGATCTACGGCACGGACGGCGCGGTCGACATGGGCAAGGGCACGCGCATGTTCGAGCAGGCCGCCAATGCCGGCAATGCCTATGCCCAGGCGTCCCTCGGCTGGCTCTACCGCGAAGGCTACAACGGCACGCGCAAGGACTATGACGAGGCGATCAAGTGGTACCGCAAGGCCGCCGAACAGGGCTATGCCAACGCGCAGGCCACGATGGGCTGGTTCTACCGCGAAGGCCTTGGCACGCCGCGCGACCACAACATCTCGCTCGACTGGTACAAGAAGGGCGCGGAAGGCGGCGACATCAACGCCATGTCCTCGGTCGGCTATGCCTACCAGTCCGGCCTCGGCGTTGCGGTCGATTATGTCGAGGCGCGCAAGTGGTACGAGAAGGCCGCGGCCTTCAACGACTACTATTCCATGGCCTCGCTCGGCTGGCTCTATGATGCCGGCAACGGCGTGAAGCAGGACTATGTCGAAGCCCTGAACTGGTACGAGAAGGCGGCCAATGGCGGCAATACCTACGCCATGGGCAACCTCTCGCGCCTCTACGACCAAGGCCTCGGCACCCGCGCCAATGCCAAGGAGGCCGCCCGCTGGGCCGCCGCCAGCGTGGAGGGCGGCGACCAGGGCAAGCTGCAGGAGCTCAAGGGCTCTCCGGCGAACTTCACGCCGCAGTTCCGCAAGGAGTTCCAGCAGATCCTGCGTGACCGTGGCTACTACAACGGCCCCGTCGATGGCGATTTCGGCGCTTCGACGCAAAACGCCATCGACCGCCTCGCCGCCCGCACCTGA
- the dapA gene encoding 4-hydroxy-tetrahydrodipicolinate synthase — MFKGSIPALVTPFTAAGAVDEDAFAAHVEWQIGEGSHGLVPVGTTGESPTLSHDEHKRVVELCIKVAAGRVPVIAGAGSNNTKEAIDLAQHAEKAGADAILVVTPYYNKPTQKGLFAHFAAVAEAVKVPIVIYNIPGRSVIDMTPETMGALHKAHPSIMGVKDATGKIERVSEQRIACGKDFVQLSGEDATALGFNAHGGVGCISVTANVAPRLCAEFQKATLAGDYAKALEYQDRLMPLHKAIFMEPGVCGAKYGLSRVRGMNRTVRSPLVSSLELATEAAIDAALRHAGLLN, encoded by the coding sequence ATGTTCAAGGGATCCATTCCCGCTCTCGTCACCCCGTTCACGGCTGCCGGCGCCGTCGATGAAGACGCCTTTGCCGCGCATGTGGAATGGCAGATCGGCGAAGGCAGCCACGGCCTTGTGCCGGTCGGCACCACCGGCGAATCGCCGACGCTGTCGCATGACGAGCACAAACGGGTGGTGGAACTCTGCATCAAGGTTGCCGCCGGCCGCGTGCCCGTGATCGCCGGCGCCGGCTCCAACAACACCAAGGAAGCGATCGATCTCGCCCAGCACGCCGAAAAGGCGGGCGCGGACGCGATCCTCGTCGTCACGCCCTATTACAACAAGCCGACGCAGAAAGGCCTCTTCGCGCATTTCGCGGCCGTCGCCGAGGCCGTGAAGGTGCCGATCGTCATCTACAACATTCCGGGCCGTTCGGTGATCGACATGACGCCGGAAACGATGGGCGCGCTGCACAAGGCGCATCCCTCGATCATGGGCGTCAAGGATGCGACGGGCAAGATCGAGCGCGTTTCCGAGCAGCGCATCGCTTGCGGCAAGGACTTCGTCCAGCTTTCGGGCGAGGATGCGACCGCGCTCGGCTTCAACGCCCATGGCGGCGTCGGCTGCATCTCGGTCACGGCCAATGTCGCCCCGCGGCTCTGTGCCGAGTTCCAGAAGGCGACGCTTGCCGGCGACTATGCCAAGGCGCTGGAATACCAGGACCGGCTGATGCCGCTGCACAAGGCGATCTTCATGGAGCCGGGCGTCTGCGGTGCGAAATACGGCCTCTCGCGCGTGCGCGGGATGAACCGCACCGTTCGCTCCCCGCTCGTCTCCTCGCTGGAGCTGGCCACGGAGGCGGCTATCGACGCGGCGTTGCGCCACGCCGGGCTGTTGAACTGA
- a CDS encoding porin, protein MNIKSLLIGSAAALAAVSGAQAADAIVAAEPEPMEYVRVCDAFGTGFFYIPGTETCLKIGGYIRFQTDFGRDAFEASDWNTWTRARLEVQAKSDTELGTLTSFIAIHGEAGNDVDGLPDGIAGSGATNDFYLDEAYIELGGFRAGTFLNWWDNDMIGETETASYKTRFTSVRYVYDGGTFRAGLSVDEIPDYWDSFAGTGNAHNNVGFSGMVAATLGGVNFELLGAYDNAAEEGAVRAWLSAEVGPGTLEVMGLYSSGWNVYYNESEWSVAADYSFKATDKLAITPGAQYFGDYKQVNGNDAWRVGLTVDYQIVENLALKATVNYTDPDESDDFVSGFLRLQRSF, encoded by the coding sequence ATGAACATCAAGAGCCTTCTCATCGGCTCCGCTGCGGCTCTCGCAGCAGTATCTGGCGCACAGGCTGCCGACGCTATCGTTGCTGCTGAGCCTGAGCCCATGGAATACGTTCGCGTTTGCGACGCCTTCGGCACCGGCTTCTTCTACATCCCGGGCACCGAAACCTGCCTCAAGATCGGCGGTTACATCCGTTTCCAGACCGACTTCGGTCGTGACGCCTTCGAGGCATCTGACTGGAACACCTGGACCCGCGCTCGTCTCGAAGTTCAGGCCAAGTCCGACACGGAACTCGGCACGCTCACGAGCTTCATCGCCATCCACGGCGAAGCTGGCAACGACGTTGATGGTCTTCCCGACGGCATCGCAGGTAGCGGCGCTACGAACGACTTCTACCTCGACGAAGCTTACATCGAACTCGGTGGCTTCCGTGCCGGTACCTTCCTGAACTGGTGGGATAACGACATGATCGGCGAAACCGAAACGGCGTCTTACAAGACCCGCTTCACCTCGGTTCGCTACGTCTATGACGGCGGTACCTTCCGCGCCGGTCTGTCGGTCGACGAAATCCCGGATTACTGGGATTCCTTTGCTGGCACCGGTAACGCTCACAACAATGTCGGCTTCTCCGGCATGGTTGCAGCGACCCTCGGTGGCGTGAACTTCGAACTGCTCGGCGCATACGACAACGCCGCTGAAGAAGGCGCAGTCCGCGCTTGGCTCTCGGCTGAAGTTGGTCCGGGCACCCTCGAAGTCATGGGCCTCTACTCGAGCGGCTGGAACGTCTACTACAACGAATCCGAGTGGAGCGTTGCAGCAGACTACTCGTTCAAGGCAACCGACAAGCTGGCGATCACGCCCGGCGCCCAGTACTTCGGCGACTACAAGCAGGTTAACGGCAACGACGCATGGCGCGTTGGCCTGACGGTCGACTACCAGATCGTCGAAAACCTTGCTCTCAAGGCGACGGTCAACTACACCGATCCGGATGAATCCGACGACTTCGTCTCGGGCTTCCTGCGCCTGCAGCGCTCGTTCTAA
- a CDS encoding lytic transglycosylase domain-containing protein translates to MISRNGFALCALLLAGAAILALHSSPVEADNSAVPEIKPLGFAAQMPSPEVITNAIPRAEALQPVNPDLSAGLDALSNRDPAAAIAARGRLPSGSLDRHILTWAIAVSGQRGVPSLEIASAQRELKGWPGLKALRGHSERALARENPPVADVLAAFGTTRPETAEGAIVLSRALVASGETARATEILRAFWQKEALTKDLESQILGEFDTLLTVADHKARMEMLLYRDRADQAQRFGDLGKAQSFYRAWAAVIRKNRTAGDLIKAVDASWQKDPAYTYLRIRYLRNREDYRAAAKLFSAMPEDPARLVNPGAWWNEQRIVSRGLADLGDYRDAYRVAARHGADDPADIVEAEFHAGWYALRDLGEAKTAAKHFQHILQVSDRPISVSRAWYWLGRAAEKGGPGDAKDYFTKAANFPGTFYGQLAAARLGRTTLNVAYPTPTAEERTSFRQREAVQAIARLQAAGHGWRGDSLYRALAGELMSPGELALLAADAEKDGNHQLSLQIGKIAFGRGIDVAALAFPIGVIPDGANIAGSGKALAYAIARQESAFNPAAVSAANAQGLLQLMPGTAEGVAKRYGLAYSKARLTTDAAYNATLGAHYLGEQIDKFGGSYVLTFIAYNAGPRRVPQWIARYGDPRGKPIDEVVDWIERIPFSETRGYVQRVMENYQVYKTRLGQKADIVHDLSVGR, encoded by the coding sequence ATGATCTCGAGAAACGGTTTTGCCCTTTGCGCCTTGCTGCTTGCCGGAGCGGCTATCCTTGCGCTCCACTCCTCGCCCGTCGAGGCGGATAATTCCGCCGTGCCGGAGATCAAGCCGCTCGGCTTCGCCGCCCAGATGCCCTCCCCCGAGGTAATCACCAACGCCATTCCGCGCGCCGAGGCGCTGCAGCCGGTCAATCCGGATCTCAGCGCCGGGCTCGATGCGCTTTCCAACCGCGATCCCGCCGCCGCCATCGCCGCGCGCGGCCGCCTTCCTTCCGGCAGCCTCGACCGGCATATCCTCACCTGGGCCATTGCCGTTTCCGGCCAGCGGGGCGTTCCCTCGCTTGAAATCGCCAGCGCCCAGCGCGAGCTCAAGGGCTGGCCGGGCCTGAAGGCGCTGCGCGGCCATTCCGAGCGGGCGCTTGCCCGCGAAAATCCGCCGGTCGCCGACGTGCTGGCCGCCTTCGGTACCACCCGCCCGGAAACGGCGGAGGGCGCCATCGTGCTGTCCCGCGCGCTCGTCGCCTCCGGCGAGACGGCCCGCGCGACCGAGATCCTGCGCGCCTTCTGGCAGAAGGAGGCGCTCACCAAGGACCTCGAAAGCCAGATTCTCGGCGAATTCGACACGCTTCTTACCGTCGCGGACCACAAGGCCCGCATGGAGATGCTGCTCTACCGCGACCGCGCCGACCAGGCGCAGCGTTTCGGCGACCTCGGCAAGGCGCAGTCCTTCTACCGCGCCTGGGCGGCGGTCATCCGCAAGAACCGGACTGCCGGCGACCTCATCAAGGCTGTGGATGCGAGCTGGCAGAAGGACCCGGCCTATACCTATCTGCGCATCCGCTACCTGCGGAACCGGGAAGATTACCGCGCGGCCGCGAAACTCTTTTCCGCCATGCCGGAGGATCCCGCACGGCTCGTCAATCCGGGCGCGTGGTGGAACGAGCAGCGCATCGTCAGCCGCGGGCTTGCCGATCTCGGCGACTATCGCGACGCCTACCGCGTCGCCGCCCGGCACGGCGCGGACGACCCTGCCGATATCGTGGAAGCGGAATTCCATGCCGGCTGGTATGCGCTACGCGATCTCGGTGAGGCGAAGACCGCGGCAAAGCATTTCCAGCACATCCTGCAGGTCTCCGACAGGCCGATCTCCGTCTCCCGCGCCTGGTACTGGCTCGGTCGCGCGGCGGAAAAGGGCGGGCCGGGCGATGCGAAGGACTATTTCACCAAGGCCGCGAACTTTCCCGGCACCTTCTACGGCCAGCTTGCCGCTGCCCGGCTCGGCCGCACGACGCTGAATGTCGCCTATCCGACGCCGACTGCCGAGGAGCGCACGAGCTTCCGCCAGCGCGAGGCCGTGCAGGCCATCGCCCGCCTTCAGGCCGCCGGCCATGGCTGGCGGGGCGATAGCCTCTACCGGGCGCTCGCGGGCGAACTGATGAGCCCCGGCGAACTTGCGCTCCTTGCCGCCGACGCGGAGAAGGACGGCAACCACCAGCTTTCCCTGCAGATCGGCAAGATCGCCTTCGGGCGCGGTATCGATGTGGCGGCGCTCGCCTTCCCCATCGGTGTCATTCCGGATGGCGCCAATATAGCCGGCTCCGGCAAGGCGCTCGCCTATGCCATCGCGCGGCAGGAAAGCGCCTTCAACCCGGCCGCCGTTTCCGCCGCCAATGCACAAGGCCTGCTGCAGCTCATGCCCGGCACGGCGGAAGGCGTCGCCAAGCGCTACGGCCTTGCCTATTCGAAGGCGCGGCTGACGACGGACGCCGCCTATAATGCGACGCTCGGCGCGCATTATCTCGGCGAGCAGATCGACAAGTTCGGCGGCTCCTACGTCCTCACCTTCATCGCCTACAATGCCGGCCCGCGCCGCGTACCGCAGTGGATCGCCCGCTATGGCGACCCGCGCGGCAAGCCGATCGACGAGGTGGTGGACTGGATCGAGCGCATCCCCTTCTCCGAAACCCGCGGCTACGTGCAGCGCGTCATGGAGAATTACCAAGTCTACAAAACCCGCCTCGGCCAGAAGGCCGATATCGTGCACGATTTAAGCGTGGGGCGCTGA